The Bradyrhizobium sp. B097 genome contains the following window.
GATCGCTTGCTTCCATATGTGCGGCCTTTGTGTGTGGTCGCACATGACCACTGGCCAAGATGGTTTCCGCAACGCATGTTCCTAACAGGGCAACGGCCTCGGAGGGCCAATGGGAATGACGGAGTGTCACGCGTCTTGGATCGATCGATCGCACCATCTGCTCTTCTCTTGCAAGTTCACTGCATTAGCTCAACACGGAAGCCATTCTGTCGCGCTCCCCGTGACGGCCAATCTTTCTATGCTGCCTTCGGTTGCCCCTCTATTCGCCGATATGTTTCGCCGCTCACCATGAGCTTCCAGGCAACACGGGCGATCTTGTTGGCAAGCGCGACGGCAACCAGCTTGGGCTTTTTTCGTTGCAGAAGTTCGGTGAGCCATCGGGACGCATGTTTGCTCCGTCCTGCTCTGACGTGTTGAAGAAGAGCGGTTGCGCCGACCACCAATATACTTCTGAGCATTTCGTCACCAGCGCGGGTGATCACGCCAAGCCTGACCTTCCCTGCCGTCGAATGGTCTTTGGGTGTAAGCCCTATCCAGGCGGCAAAATCGCGACCTGACTCAAACATTCGAGGATCTGGGGTCTTCATCATTAAGAGCGAGGCGCCGACCGGTCCGACACCCGGAATTTCAGCCAGGCGCCTGCTGCATTCATCGGAGCGATGCAGCGTGGTCAGTTTGTCCTCGACGGCTTTCGTTTCGGCAAGCAAATCGCGATACTCAACGCCATGCATGGCAAAAAGCTCACGGGCCAGTTCGGGCAAGGATTGATCAGCCGCTATTCGTTCCAATAACGGTTCGATCCGGCACATGCCCTTGGCCGCGACAATGCCGAACTCCATGGCAAAACCGCGTATGGCATTGGCAAGCTGTGTCCGATTGCGGATCAGCCGCTCTCGCATACCGACCAGCATTAAGGCCGCCTGCTGGTCCGCGGTCTTTACCGGCACGAAGCGCATGGTGGGTCGGCTCATCGCCTCACACAACGCTTCCGCATCCGCCGCGTCGTTCTTGCCGCGTTTTACATAAGGCTTCGCCAGATGAGGCGCGATCAATTTCACCTCATGACCAAACGAACTTAACAGCCTAGCCCAATGATGAGAGCCACCACAGGCCTCTAGTGCGATGATAGTCGGCGGCGCTTTCTCGAAGAATTTCACCATCTCCCTACGCGAAAGCTTCTTGCGTAAGGCTGGTTGCTCGGCTGCGTTCACGCCATGCAATTGGAAAACACTTTTTGACGTGTCCATACCAATTCGGATAATCTGTTCCACGGGCGGTCTCCCTCGATTGAGCTTTCAACGAACTCACTCTGGCACATTGCGATGCCGTTGGGAGCCGTCCACCTCAACAGGGCAGCAGTTCGCGCAGACGCGAAGTGGGAAGATCGGCGATCCGGGCGAGGACGTCGGCGAGCCAGGCTTTGGGATCGACGTTGTTGAGGCGGCAGGTCGTGATCATCGTCAGCATGATGGCAGCGCGGTCGGCGCCGCGCAGACTGCCGGCGAAGGTCCAGTTGCGCCTGCCCAACGCGATGCCGCGCAACGCTCTTTCAGCGGCATTATTGCTGAGGCAGATCCTGCCATCATCGAGGAAGCGGGAGAAGTCGTCCCAGCGCCTGAGCATGTAATTCATGGGCTTCAGGACCTCGGAGGAGCGCGACAGGGCTTCTCGCTCGCGGAGCAGCCAGTCGTGCAAGTCATCGAGAAGCGGCTTGCTCCTCTCCTGGCGTACGGCACGCCGCTCGTCGGCATTGCGGCCGTTGATGGCGCGCTCGATCTCGAACAGAGCGTCAAGACGCCTGACCGCCTCCAGCGCGATCGGGGAGACCGGTTTGCCCTTGCGGCCTTCCCTGGCCGTTTTCTCGATGTCGGCCAGCTCGAAGAATCCCCGCCGCGCATGGGCCAGGCAAAATGCGGGCGTGATCGGCATCGCTTTTCTTTTCGGATCGAACAACGGCTCGAAGCCGCTATAGCAATCCGCCTGCAGGATACCGGCGAAGGCGGCCAGATGCTTCTGGGGATGTTCGCCCCGTCGGTCGCTCGAGGCGTAATAGACCGCCGCCGGCGGCGCAGGCCCGGCGAACGGCTGGTCATCCCGCACATACGTCCAGATCCGCCCAGTCGTGCACTTGCCCTTCGCCAGGATGCGGATGGTGGTGTCGTCGCCATGTAGGCGCTCGGCCGCGAGCACATGGTGCTCGATCAGCTGGAACAGCGGCATAACGGCGAAGGTTCCGTGGCCGACCTGGTCGGCCAGCGTCGACAGCGGCAGATCGATCCTCTCGGCCTTAAAGCGCACGCTCTGACGGTTGAGCGGGATATGCATGCCGAACTTGTCGAACAGGATTGTCGCCAGCAGTTGCGGACCGATGAAGCCACGCGGTGTGGCATGGAACGGCGCGGGCGGCTGGCTGATCTTCTCACAATCGCGGCAGGTGAACTTTTCCCGCACCGTCTCGATCAGCTTGAACCGGCGCGGGATCTCCTCCAACGTCTCGGTCACATCCTCGCCCAGCTTCGCCAGGCGCGATCCGCCGCAGCAGGCGCAGCTCGTTGGCGCCTCAATGACGACCCGCTCGCGTTCGATGTCGTCCGGCCAAGGCTTGCGCACCGGCCGCTTGCGCGGGAAGGCCCGAACGTTCTGTACCTTTGCAGCCGCGGCACGCGCGGCGAGCTCATCCTCACTCGCCATGGTGATGAGTTCTTCGAGCTCCAATTCCAATTGCTCGATCAGCCGCGCCGTGCGCTCGGACCGCGGCCCGTACAGTTCGCGTTTGAGCTTCTCGATCCGCAGTTCGAGATGTGCGATCAACGCTTCGTTGTCCGACAGCTCCGCCCGCGCGCTGGCGGCATCCGCGACTGCGATATCGCGCTCAACTTGCAACGCCTTGCGCTCGGCCAGCAGCGCCATGTAGG
Protein-coding sequences here:
- a CDS encoding IS110 family transposase, which encodes MEQIIRIGMDTSKSVFQLHGVNAAEQPALRKKLSRREMVKFFEKAPPTIIALEACGGSHHWARLLSSFGHEVKLIAPHLAKPYVKRGKNDAADAEALCEAMSRPTMRFVPVKTADQQAALMLVGMRERLIRNRTQLANAIRGFAMEFGIVAAKGMCRIEPLLERIAADQSLPELARELFAMHGVEYRDLLAETKAVEDKLTTLHRSDECSRRLAEIPGVGPVGASLLMMKTPDPRMFESGRDFAAWIGLTPKDHSTAGKVRLGVITRAGDEMLRSILVVGATALLQHVRAGRSKHASRWLTELLQRKKPKLVAVALANKIARVAWKLMVSGETYRRIEGQPKAA
- a CDS encoding IS66 family transposase, producing the protein MSSKPDDLPADLASAYMALLAERKALQVERDIAVADAASARAELSDNEALIAHLELRIEKLKRELYGPRSERTARLIEQLELELEELITMASEDELAARAAAAKVQNVRAFPRKRPVRKPWPDDIERERVVIEAPTSCACCGGSRLAKLGEDVTETLEEIPRRFKLIETVREKFTCRDCEKISQPPAPFHATPRGFIGPQLLATILFDKFGMHIPLNRQSVRFKAERIDLPLSTLADQVGHGTFAVMPLFQLIEHHVLAAERLHGDDTTIRILAKGKCTTGRIWTYVRDDQPFAGPAPPAAVYYASSDRRGEHPQKHLAAFAGILQADCYSGFEPLFDPKRKAMPITPAFCLAHARRGFFELADIEKTAREGRKGKPVSPIALEAVRRLDALFEIERAINGRNADERRAVRQERSKPLLDDLHDWLLREREALSRSSEVLKPMNYMLRRWDDFSRFLDDGRICLSNNAAERALRGIALGRRNWTFAGSLRGADRAAIMLTMITTCRLNNVDPKAWLADVLARIADLPTSRLRELLPC